In one window of Miscanthus floridulus cultivar M001 chromosome 12, ASM1932011v1, whole genome shotgun sequence DNA:
- the LOC136498089 gene encoding purple acid phosphatase 2-like, translating into MHTETAGNNGIRQRRHGAVALLLAAVVVLAAAAQTAEAHPPRGGVTSRYVRKHQASDDMPLDADVFAVPAGRNAPQQVHIGLADQTGTAIFVSWVTVEAEGNSTVLYGRAADNKLDLAAEGIITRYTYYNYTSGYIHHCTLANLDHGTKYYYAVGFGDTVRTFWFTTPPAPGPDVPLRLGLIGDLGQTPDSNSTLTHYESHTGDAVLFVGDLSYADKHPLHDNNRWDTWGRFAERSIAYQPWVWTTGNHEVDFAPELGELAPFKPFTHRYPTPWKASESSEPYWYSVKLGPAHIIVLSSYSAFGKYTPQYKWLEAELKRVDREVTPWLFISTHVPWYNSNNFHYMEGEPMRAQFEKMAVNARVDAVFAGHVHAYERTHRYSNIKYNVTDGKCTPIADRRAPVYVVIGDGGNVEGLADELTWPQPAYSAFREYSFGHAVLDIKNRTHAYYAWYRNHDGNKVTADTMWFTNRYHMPNHDDSVYSIHALASAKPNKVAYASAY; encoded by the coding sequence ATGCACACCGAGACAGCTGGCAATAATGGCATCCGGCAGCGGCGTCATGGCGCCGTCGCGCTGCTGCTCGCAGCCGTAGTGGTCCTCGCCGCCGCGGCCCAGACGGCTGAGGCGCACCCGCCGCGCGGCGGGGTGACGAGCAGGTACGTGCGGAAGCACCAGGCGTCGGACGACATGCCGCTGGACGCGGACGTGTTCGCGGTGCCGGCGGGCCGGAACGCGCCGCAGCAGGTGCACATCGGGCTGGCGGACCAGACGGGCACCGCCATCTTCGTGTCCTGGGTCACCGTGGAGGCCGAGGGCAACAGCACCGTCCTGTACGGCCGCGCCGCCGACAACAAGCTCGACCTCGCCGCCGAGGGCATCATCACGCGCTACACCTACTACAACTACACGTCGGGCTACATCCACCATTGCACGCTGGCAAACCTCGACCACGGCACCAAGTACTACTACGCCGTGGGGTTCGGCGACACGGTGCGCACGTTCTGGTTCACGACGCCGCCGGCGCCGGGGCCCGACGTGCCGCTGCGGCTGGGGCTCATCGGTGACCTGGGCCAGACGCCCGACTCCAACAGCACGCTGACGCACTACGAGTCCCACACGGGCGACGCCGTGCTGTTCGTCGGCGACCTGTCGTACGCCGACAAGCACCCGCTGCACGACAACAACCGGTGGGACACGTGGGGCCGGTTCGCCGAGCGCAGCATCGCGTACCAGCCGTGGGTGTGGACGACGGGCAACCACGAGGTGGACTTCGCGCCGGAGCTCGGCGAGCTGGCGCCGTTCAAGCCGTTCACGCACCGGTACCCGACGCCGTGGAAGGCGAGCGAGTCGTCGGAGCCGTACTGGTACTCGGTGAAGCTGGGGCCGGCGCATATCATCGTGCTGTCGTCCTACTCGGCGTTCGGCAAGTACACGCCTCAGTACAAGTGGCTGGAGGCGGAGCTGAAGCGCGTGGACCGGGAGGTGACGCCGTGGCTGTTCATCAGCACGCACGTGCCGTGGTACAACAGCAACAACTTCCACTACATGGAGGGCGAGCCGATGCGGGCGCAGTTCGAGAAGATGGCCGTGAACGCCCGCGTCGACGCCGTGTTCGCCGGCCACGTCCACGCCTACGAGCGCACCCACCGCTACTCCAACATCAAGTACAACGTCACCGACGGCAAGTGCACCCCCATCGCCGACCGCCGCGCACCGGTCTACGTCGTCATCGGCGACGGCGGCAACGTGGAAGGGCTCGCCGACGAGCTCACCTGGCCGCAGCCGGCCTACTCGGCGTTCCGAGAGTACAGCTTCGGCCACGCCGTGCTGGACATCAAGAACCGCACGCACGCCTACTACGCGTGGTACCGCAACCACGACGGCAACAAGGTCACCGCCGACACCATGTGGTTCACCAATCGCTACCACATGCCCAACCACGACGACTCCGTCTACTCTATCCACGCGCTTGCCTCCGCCAAGCCAAACAAGGTCGCCTACGCGTCCGCGTATTAG
- the LOC136498095 gene encoding F-box/FBD/LRR-repeat protein At1g13570-like isoform X2: protein MEPLPPAEAEAADMLSSLPAHLLDEILTRLDLRDVVRTSVLSCVWRRRWESLPGLALCFPKGTRPSVIARVLLRYTGPSISRFASYVVDDDDVDDWVIALSHRSVESISIVKEWGKRLGHLTLHSSIFSCDRLVSLNLQSCGIPSLPRSRFAGFPVLQELYLWYVDFADKGDGELQAIIRGSPLLRVLELVEVFTLVDCVIEAPNLQTLVVDSQDDDGWRFGRLPRLQYAMIDVAEYGHGGHRLLEFFVGVSQVRELIFYLPGNQDEVKIDRIPFTFHNLKSLEISTLFGYMEPILLLFSLLRSSPNL, encoded by the exons ATGGAGCCATTGCcgccggcggaggcggaggccgcCGACATGCTTTCGTCTCTCCCGGCGCACCTGCTGGACGAGATTTTGACGCGCCTCGACCTCCGCGACGTCGTGCGCACCTCCGTGCTCTCCTGCGTCTGGCGCCGCCGTTGGGAGTCCCTCCCCGGCCTCGCCCTCTGCTTCCCCAAAGGCACGCGCCCCTCGGTCATCGCCCGCGTCCTCCTCCGCTACACCGGACCCAGCATCTCCCGCTTCGCCTCCTACGTCGTCGACGATGACGACGTCGACGACTGGGTCATCGCGCTCTCCCACCGCAGCGTCGAGTCCATCTCCATCGTCAAAGAGTGGGGGAAGCGCTTAGGACACTTAACCCTCCACTCCTCTATCTTCTCCTGCGACCGTCTCGTGTCCCTCAATCTGCAGAGTTGCGGCATTCCATCCCTCCCGCGATCTAGATTCGCCGGCTTTCCTGTGCTCCAGGAGCTATACCTATGGTATGTCGACTTCGCAGACAAAGGTGACGGGGAATTGCAAGCTATTATTCGGGGGTCGCCCCTGCTTCGTGTCCTTGAGCTCGTGGAGGTGTTCACCCTTGTTGACTGCGTGATTGAGGCGCCGAATCTCCAAACTCTGGTTGTTGATTCGCAAGATGACGATGGCTGGCGATTTGGGAGGTTGCCGCGCCTCCAATATGCCATGATTGATGTGGCAGAGTATGGACATGGTGGACATCGTTTGCTAGAGTTCTTTGTTGGGGTTTCCCAAGTTCGGGAGCTAATTTTTTACTTGCCG GGCAATCAGGACGAGGTTAAGATAGATAGAATTCCATTTACCTTTCACAACTTGAAAAGCTTGGAAATATCAACGCTCTTTGGTTACATGGAACCCATTTTGCTATTGTTCTCCTTGTTGAGGAGCTCCCCAAACCTCTAA
- the LOC136498260 gene encoding zinc finger CCCH domain-containing protein 43-like: HPLRRRPVLSGAVPILSGAVPILIALLVTPAGVPVSAPSRLQVEVGPRRRRLPPPTRQAEHSAAKSDSWAQRHWQTKSKLHRSTLPVTGSTQKRCNNREKGLKCNHVRFRKQGPKYLDDLDLIFGKVHVTGATAACPGDISSDESDDCVAEVPKPPPKDDVKLADLKQKGKKKRKSSCTIAESKEEKSLFYRMYKNTCLKIESAADRISSASATSASPTNGVPTIGEAMKMVEECGVEEGTPLMHTATMLIMKPEFREVFSHLKTNKGRLDVLEREHEKEMRR; the protein is encoded by the exons CATCCTCTCCGGCGCCGCCCGGTCCTCTCCGGCGCCGTCCCCATCCTCTCCGGCGCCGTCCCCATCCTCATCGCCCTACTGGTCACCCCGGCGGGAGTCCCTGTCTCTGCCCCTTCTCGGTTGCAGGTCGAGGTCGGGCCTCGACGCCGACGACTTCCGCCACCCACTCGACAAGCAG AACACTCTGCTGCTAAGAGCGATTCCTGGGCTCAACGACATTGGCAAACCAAGTCCAAGCTCCATCGATCTACGCTTCCAGTGACCGGATCTACACAGAAG AGGTGCAATAATCGTGAAAAAGGGCTTAAATGCAATCATGTGAGGTTCAGAAAACAAGGACCGAAGTACCTTGATGATCTTGATCTGATTTTCGGCAAGGTACATGTGACTGGGGCCACTGCAGCTTGTCCTGGTGATATATCTTCGGATGAGAGTGATGATTGCGTGGCCGAGGTGCCAAAACCTCCACCTAAAGATGATGTCAAGCTGGCTGATTTGAAGCAAAAAGGGAAAAAGAAACGCAAGAGCTCCTGTACTATTGCTGAAAGCAAAGAAGAAAAGAGTCTATTTTATCGAATGTACAAAAACACATGTTTGAAGATAGAAAGTGCAGCAGATAGGATCTCTAGTGCATCTGCCACCTCAGCTTCTCCCACTAATGGTGTCCCCACTATTGGAGAGGCTATGAAGATGGTCGAAGAGTGTGGGGTGGAAGAAGGAACTCCTCTAATGCACACTGCCACCATGCTGATCATGAAGCCTGAATTTAGAGAGGTCTTCAGCCATCTGAAAACAAATAAAGGAAGGCTGGATGTCCTTGAGAGAGAGCATGAGAAGGAGATGAGGCGTTAG
- the LOC136498095 gene encoding F-box/FBD/LRR-repeat protein At1g13570-like isoform X1 has product MEPLPPAEAEAADMLSSLPAHLLDEILTRLDLRDVVRTSVLSCVWRRRWESLPGLALCFPKGTRPSVIARVLLRYTGPSISRFASYVVDDDDVDDWVIALSHRSVESISIVKEWGKRLGHLTLHSSIFSCDRLVSLNLQSCGIPSLPRSRFAGFPVLQELYLWYVDFADKGDGELQAIIRGSPLLRVLELVEVFTLVDCVIEAPNLQTLVVDSQDDDGWRFGRLPRLQYAMIDVAEYGHGGHRLLEFFVGVSQVRELIFYLPVHCLPLLSPYIFCVVWHKSRIQGLGSPWPCPASLLSSLIACLVELWI; this is encoded by the coding sequence ATGGAGCCATTGCcgccggcggaggcggaggccgcCGACATGCTTTCGTCTCTCCCGGCGCACCTGCTGGACGAGATTTTGACGCGCCTCGACCTCCGCGACGTCGTGCGCACCTCCGTGCTCTCCTGCGTCTGGCGCCGCCGTTGGGAGTCCCTCCCCGGCCTCGCCCTCTGCTTCCCCAAAGGCACGCGCCCCTCGGTCATCGCCCGCGTCCTCCTCCGCTACACCGGACCCAGCATCTCCCGCTTCGCCTCCTACGTCGTCGACGATGACGACGTCGACGACTGGGTCATCGCGCTCTCCCACCGCAGCGTCGAGTCCATCTCCATCGTCAAAGAGTGGGGGAAGCGCTTAGGACACTTAACCCTCCACTCCTCTATCTTCTCCTGCGACCGTCTCGTGTCCCTCAATCTGCAGAGTTGCGGCATTCCATCCCTCCCGCGATCTAGATTCGCCGGCTTTCCTGTGCTCCAGGAGCTATACCTATGGTATGTCGACTTCGCAGACAAAGGTGACGGGGAATTGCAAGCTATTATTCGGGGGTCGCCCCTGCTTCGTGTCCTTGAGCTCGTGGAGGTGTTCACCCTTGTTGACTGCGTGATTGAGGCGCCGAATCTCCAAACTCTGGTTGTTGATTCGCAAGATGACGATGGCTGGCGATTTGGGAGGTTGCCGCGCCTCCAATATGCCATGATTGATGTGGCAGAGTATGGACATGGTGGACATCGTTTGCTAGAGTTCTTTGTTGGGGTTTCCCAAGTTCGGGAGCTAATTTTTTACTTGCCGGTACATTGTTTGCCCCTATTATCACCATATATATTTTGTGTTGTTTGGCATAAATCTAGGATTCAAGGTTTGGGCAGTCCTTGGCCCTGTCCAGCAAGCTTGCTTAGCAGCTTAAtagcctgtttggttgagctgtggatttaa
- the LOC136498094 gene encoding 3-isopropylmalate dehydrogenase 2, chloroplastic-like → MAAALQATPLKTLAISRRRVGGAGARPRPMAASFRCSAAARSYNITLLPGDGIGPEVVAVAKDVLSLAGALEGVELRFQEKLVGGSALDATGVPLPDETLDAAKGSDAVLLGAIGGYKWDNNEKHLKPETGLLQLRAGLGVFANLRPAAVLPQLVDASTLKKEVAEGVDIMVVRELTGGIYFGKPRGFGINDKGEDIGFNTEVYSASEIDRIARVAFEVARKRRGKLCSVDKANVLEASMLWRKRVTALASEFPDIELSHMYVDNAAMQLVRNPKQFDTIVTNNIFGDILSDEASMITGSIGMLPSASVGESGPGLFEPIHGSAPDIAGQDKANPLATILSAAMLLRYGLGEENVAKRIEAAVTETLNHGFRTGDIYSPGTTLVGCKRMGEEVLKTVESLKEVAAVN, encoded by the exons ATGGCGGCGGCTCTGCAAGCCACGCCGCTCAAAACCCTAGCCATCTCCCGCCGGCGCGTCGGCGGCGCGGGGGCGCGGCCGCGGCCGATGGCGGCGAGCTTCCGGTGCTCCGCGGCGGCGAGGAGCTACAACATCACGCTCCTCCCCGGAGACGGCATCGGCCCGGAGGTGGTCGCCGTCGCCAAGGACGTGCTCTCCCTCGCCGGCGCCCTCGAAG GCGTCGAGCTCCGGTTCCAGGAGAAGCTGGTGGGAGGCTCCGCGTTGGACGCCACCGGTGTGCCGCTCCCCGACGAGACGCTCGACGCGGCCAAGGGTTCTGACGCCGTCCTCCTCGGCGCCATTGGAGG CTATAAGTGGGATAACAATGAGAAGCACCTCAAGCCTGAGACCGGGCTGCTGCAGCTTCGTGCCGGACTCGGGGTTTTTGCCAATCTGCGACCAGCTGCAGTGTTGCCACAG TTGGTAGACGCATCCACTCTGAAGAAAGAGGTAGCTGAAGGTGTTGACATCATGGTTGTCAGAGAGCTTACTGGAG GCATCTACTTTGGCAAACCCAGGGGTTTTGGAATAAATGACAAGGGAGAGGAtattggcttcaacacagaagtTTATTCAGCTTCTGAG ATTGATCGTATAGCACGTGTTGCATTTGAGGTTGCTCGCAAGAGAAGAGGAAAACTATGCTCGGTTGACAAAGCAAATGTTCTGGAG GCATCCATGCTTTGGAGGAAAAGGGTGACTGCACTAGCTTCGGAATTCCCTGACATTGAGCTCTCACACATGTATGTTGATAATGCTGCGATGCAGCTTGTTAGGAATCCTAAGCAG TTTGACACAATTGTCACAAACAATATTTTTGGTGACATATTATCTGATGAAGCATCAATGATTACGGGAAGCATTGGAATGCTTCCATCTGCCAGTGTTGGTGAATCG GGACCTGGTCTTTTTGAACCTATTCATGGCTCTGCCCCCGATATTGCTGGACAG GACAAGGCCAATCCATTAGCTACAATTCTTAGTGCAGCGATGCTATTGCGATATGGCCTAGGAGAAGAAAATGTTGCGAAGAGAATTGAAGCTGCAGTTACAGAAACACTGAACCATGGGTTCCGAACTGGGGACATATATTCTCCGGGAACA ACATTGGTTGGATGCAAGCGGATGGGGGAAGAAGTCTTGAAGACAGT